GTGACTCGCCTGTGGACGTGGCCCACCGACGGCCTTGGGCTCAGGCTGTATGGGGGGCTGGAGACCATGAGCTGGCTGAGAGCTGACATGAGGATCAGGATGAGGGTAGGCATCAGTTGAACAAACACCCCTAGCCTGCCGTCACCCTGGTTCTCCCTGCGGTCCTGCCTTTGTTGGTAGGTATAGTGCATGCGGCCGTTGCTGTAGATGTGGACATTACTAGACGGGAAGCCACCGCCAAAGAACATGTTGAAGAGGTCCTCAGGGGAGATGTCAGCCTCAAAGCCACGGTAGAAGTCCCCATGCCCATGGCCATGCCAGGCTGCCTGGCTCTTGTCGTCACTGAACTGGTCatactgcttccttttctctgggtTACTAAGTACCGCATATGCTGTGCCAATGGCTTTGAAAGCTTCAGTGGCACCCGGTGCGTGGTTCTTGTCTGGGTGGAACTTGAGGGCCAGCTTGCGGTAGGCCTTCTTTAGGTCCTCATCGGAGGCCCCTCTGCTCACCCCCAGGATCTCATAGTAATCTTTACACTGCTTGACCCTTTTCACTGCTGCTACTTGCTCTGCTGTGTAGCCTTTggtgctctctcctcctccagcttctccGTTGGCCGAGGGGGCATCGGTCCCACCTGGTTTCCTGTGGGTCGTGTCTGTGGGCTGGGGATGGTCACCGGCAGACTGCGGTTTCTGGTTGAGGGACTCGATCAGGGCGCAAACTCGCGGCATCGGGTACAGCCGCTGAGCCTTCTCCAGGAAGCGGAGCGCCCGGTCGGGCTGGCTACTCTGGATGGCCTTAAGGGCGATGCTAATACAGCGCTCGGCTTCATCCTTGTTGGATTCCATGGCAGAACCAGAGCGTGGAACCAGGGAGGGGGAGCCTTAGGCAGCTTTCTTGTTTCCATGTGGCACTTACCATGATCAGACACGTCCTTATTTATGTGTTTGCTGTCCATTTTGCCAATTGGTTTGTGGACAaggattttgctttttatatcatTGAATCCCCACTGCTTACAACAATAGTAGGCACAGAATCACCACACAAGAgccatttgttgaatgaatgaatgaatgaatgaatgaatgaatctctgggataaatgccagACAGAGCCGTGATTACAAGCAGTTTGGAGGAGTGTTTTACTATTTGCACGCCTCTCCCATCTGTGAACACGTAGTATTGGGGAAAAGTCTTCCCCAGCTCttcatcctctcccctcccccattgtcTTTTCAtgcactcattcactcattcattattcAGTATACATCCCTTGAGCACTGGCTATGTGCCCTGCACAAGGCCCGACAAGACATAATTAGATCTTTGTACTCTGGGAAGGAAATGCTGTCCTGCCCGTACTTCCCACACTGGAATTTTCCTTTACGGTCCCCATTTCAAATATTTAGCTCTTGTGCTCTTAAACCACATACCccagtttttttggttttgttttttcttttaaaactaagttTACAGTAGCTACAAAAGTGGTCTGAGAGCAAAGGGTGGCAAATAGCCTGGGGAAATAACATTGAAATGGGTCATGAAGAGTGAGTATGAGTTCAAGTGGAAGAATGGAGGATAGGTCTTTCCAAGATTGAGGGAGGAGTGTGTGCAAGGATGCAGCTGTGGAAAGAAGAAGTTGGTTTATTCACAGAATGTTCTGGTGGGCAGTGAGCCAGAAGAGAGGCTGCGGAAAGGAATGGTAGGACCTGTGGCTGGGTACAGGGGTTGGAGGGAGACACACTGgggaaaaggcatggaaggtacAATATCTTGGATTCCAGAAAGTTCCAGCTCCATAGCCTATGTCACATCTTAGCCTGCAGGGACCTCTGGGGCGAGGCACCATGTTTCCCCTGGTGTTCTAATGATGATaccaggaggtggggtggggtccaCAGCGGTATGAGGGATTGGATTAGAAGCTGTGTGTGGGAGATGGGCCTAGCAGGACCCTCCTGACCTTCCTCTGCTAAGGCCTCTGAGAAGCTGATAGCCTTGGACCTTCCACTGTCTGCGTCCTGAGGACAAGAGCCATAACTTAGCAGGCCTGACTCAGAAGAAATGCTCAACAAGTGCTTCCAAGATGACAGAATGGACAGAAGTGAACCCCGCCCCATGGTGGGAAGCATGGCTTGATCATCAGTCTTCCTTAAAGCACCCACCAAAGAAGAGAGACGCAGTAGGTCAGCGGGGAGGCGAGGGGGTAATGCTGTGGAGGACTTGGCCTTGCTGCTGACCTTTAGAGCAATCCTATGACCTCCACAAAGTCGTCAGTGTCCCTTCACAGACCAAGGTTTGGGGTCTGATACAGACTCTGCCATGACTTCCCCCAGGTTTAGGACATAAATAGGTATGCCAGAGGGACCCTAGGGAAGATAGAGAGGTCTTCCCCTCCCTGGCAACTCTGAGTAGGGTTCTTGGGAGCTCACAGGCCCCAGGCCTTCCTCCTCAGTCTACACACAGACTCAAACTCCCCAGCAGAATTCCCTTCCCAGAGGTATATTTGGACATCGGTGAAAAGAAAAGGTGATTCTGATACCATTCACTCAATCACTAATTAATTAGTATTACATATAACAAGGTGCATTatgtaactgtaaaaaaaaaaaaattgtctcttaCTACTTAATTCTGGTTTCCCTAGAATGGAACTGTGTTTTCAAACATAAAAGAACATAAGAACCATCCAGAGACCTTGTGAAGGAAGCAGATTTCTGACTTCTGAGCCCAGTAAATAGTCAGATTTGAAAGGGACCCAAGAGTCTTTCCCTGACAATTCTGAGTCTGAGAACTAGTTTGAGAACTAGTATTCTATAATGTTACCCAGGTCCCATAGAGCTGCAgtgccaaacatttttttttttttttaatgtaggttccacaaccagcatggagtccaacactaggcttgaactcatgaccctgagatcaagacctgagctgagatcaagagtcagatgcctaacaaactaagccacccaggtaccaccaAACTTTTTTTGGCTACAAACCACAGTATGAAATTTTACACTGCGACCTAGGACACACTTAAAATTGCCTAAGTCATGTGCACCCggctgattcagtcagttaagtgccccactcttgattttggctcaggtcatgatctcagcgtcgtgGATCAAgacctgcgttgggctctgtgctgagtgggaagtctgaggattctctctctccctctgcccctccccactctggtaCACACTCTCACTcgatctgtaaaataaataaataatctttaaaaataattaggggcacctgggtggctcagtcagttaagcatctgactcttggtttctgttcaggtcatgatctcagggttgtgagattgaactgCTTGTTGTGCtttgcttgaggttctttccctccccctctgcacctccccctgctcatgctctttctctaaaatacacaaaatcttaaaaaaaaaaacaaaacctcattgttaaaataaatacaatcttttaaaaattacctaaaaCAAAAATAGGATGAAACAATATTCTTCCCAACCCCAGTAATGCACCTGGAATGTTCTGTGCTTCAAACGCTCCCTGGTCCAGATCCACTAAATGAAGGGGTCGCAACCCTGGCTGCATATCAGAATCACCAAGGGAACTTTTATATCTTCTAGGGCCAAGCTCACAGCCCTGACCAATTAAATCGgaaactcaggggtgcctgggtggctcagtcagttaagtatctgactcttattttttttttttaagattttatttattcatttgacagagagagtacaagcaggggaaggggagagggagaagctgaacaaagagctccctgctgaacaaggagcatgatgtgggactgtatcccaggaccccgggaccatgacctgaaccaaaggcagatgcccaaccgaatAAGCCACCCACGCGgcccaagcatctgactcttggttttggctcaggtcttgatcttgatCTGGGTTGTGGATTAGAGCCCCATGAggattgtgggttcaagccccagaaACTCTGGGAGTTGGGTGCAGGCATTAGTAATGTAtaaagctccccagatgattccaACTTGAAGCCAAGGTCTagatgggcattttttttttttttttttaagtaatctctgcccaACATGgcactcaaactcacaaccacaaaatcaggagtcacatgctctaccaactgagccagccaggtgtccccagatcagtggttctttttctttaattatattattattttaatttatttatttgagagaaaaagagagcaggaggaggggcagagggggagggggagagagagactctcaagctgactctgcactgagcacagagctggacattGGGtcaatctcaccaccttgagatcatgacctgagcccaaagtgagagtcagacacttaaatgacagCCATCCAGATGCCGCCAGATCAGTGATTCTTAAAGTGTGGTCCCCACGGCAGCAGCAGCATAACCTCCAAACTTGTTTGAAACGTAAATTCTCAGGCCCTGCCCAAGACCCACCAAATAAGAAATCTGGGTGTGTGGCCAGTTCTTTGTTTTAAGccctctgggtgattctgatggCCACCCGGATTTGAGACCCACTGCTCTATAACCACTGAACTAAACTGATGCGGGTTTTAACCGGCAGCTTGACAAATACTGTCCTAAAAGAAGACTCAGATGAGAGATTAGAAATTAGTACTGGAGAAACTATTTCCTTTCCTGCAGAACTGACAAATCTCTTCCTTTTGTGATAATGAGAGCTGCATTCTGATCGACCCCCTTTTGGGGTTGGCTATGGGGAAGCTCAGAGTCAAATCTATTCTTAATCCCAGCAATCATGTGTATGTTTAtggatctttaattttttttttttaagattttttatttatttatttgacagagatcacaagcaggcagagaggcaggcagagagagaggaggaagcaggttctccgctgagcagagagcccgatgcggggctcgatcccaggaccctgagatcatgacctgagccgaaggcagcggcttaacccgctgagccacccaggcgccccaaggatctttaattttttaaaaaagattttacttatttgtggggtgttgtgtggctcagtcattaagcatctgcctttgtctcaggtcatgatcccagagtcctgggatcaagctccgcatcaggctccctgcccggtggggagcctgcttctccctctccccctcctcctgcttgtgttctctctcttgctgtgtctctgtcaaataaatacataaaatctttaagaaagtaaaaaagctgggacgcctgggtggctcagttggttaagcctctgccttcggctcaggtcatgatcccagcatcctaggatagagtcccacatcgggcttcccgctcagcgggagcctgcttctccgtctgtctctgcctgccactctgcctgtgctcactctgataaataaataaataaaatcttaaaaaaaaaagataaaaaagcttttacttatttctttgacagagagagagagcgcacatgcacatgtgtgagcacaagcaggtggagggacagaggaagagggagaaacagactcacagctgatcagggagcccagtgctgggctttgggatcatgacctgagctgaaggcagacgcttaaccgactgagccacccatgtgcccctatttATGGATATTTAAAGATCGttttctgctttctcctttatttcccaGCCAGTTCCTCTTGTATATGCGCCTTCTTAGGAAGGGGCAGTAAGTTCTGGTCACTATGTGGTTGTGGCTGAATGAGACCAAAAAAGAGGGGGTATGGGGCAGTTGAGCACAGAGCACTTCCTGTGGCTTCTCAAGCTCCCTGGGGCCTGGTTTGCAGCACCCCTGCCCCAGTCAGCTCCACTGCTGCGGTTTCCTGTTTGTAGCCTGCACTcaggccagcccccagccccagccagcctTTGGGTGTAGGGGGGAAGGTAATGCTGTCTGTAAAGTagcaggagaggctggggggAGGTCAACCCAGCGAGCTtctgaaagaagaggaggagaggcaaAGATGTGCTGGAGGGGACCCCGAGAGGGAGACCAAGAGCAAAGGACCCTGACAACCCACCATGGTTGGTTCAATTAGGGCAAGCACAGAAGACCTGTCCTCATTCCTGAGTATCTCCCCGCTAGTCTACCACTGAGTTTGCAATTCCACCATTATTGTGATATGTGGGCCTTTCTTGGGTATCTGAAGTGAAGAGAACCCcagctgggtttgaatcccagcttcaTTGCTGTATTTACCCTGGCAAATCATTTCTcctccctaagcctcagtttcctcatctgtaaaatggggacagtggaACTACAATCCTCACAGGGTTGTTTGAAGACACTTAAAGGGCCCACCATAAAAATCAGCATCACCACTTGTGTAACGTCCTTCTCTGCCCCACCGTGAGGGTCTCAGGGCAGCAgctcagagggaggcaggggcatCAGAGACAGACTCTATTAGCTTTGTGTTTGGTTTGCGAAAGTCCTGTACCCGAAGTGGGAGAAGGCACATAGGAATGTGCAATGTGACATGTCCCTACCCCTCTTCAGGCCTTTGTTTCCCCATCTTACCCATCTATACAGTAGAAAGATCAAGAGCTGACTGAGTTTTCTGGCTGGTGACCCAGGGAGGGCATAGAGACCTCGTGAACTTGACAACTTTTTGCCAAGTTGTgttttggggagggaggaatCATTGCTGGTCAGGGCAGGGAAATCCTGTGACCATATTCTATTACAAGACCCAGTTGCTAAAGTGTAGGTTGAGCCTGGATCCCCACGGTGGACCATTCACACCCACTTTTAGAAATGGGCTTTTGTGGCAGCAACATGGTGGTCAACGAAACTGCCTGACTCCAAGACCAGGTACTCCAGCCCTTCATGTTTGACCTCCTGCCTATAGCACCAAGCTATCTCTTGGCGTTCAAGGACAAGCCAGGGCTGAGCTTACCCACCTCTCCTGGTCTGGCTCTCCCGGATGAGGAAGGCGCCTCCAGAGTTTCCAGGCAGCAACAGCAGTTCCTCAGCTTTCTCCCGGCTCAGGCCCTCATACAGCCAcctgcaggagggacagagagaggtcagCTTGGGCGTGGGTGGGCCAAGACTCTGCTCaaacccctcttccctctctgggcctcagaatTCCACTTGTACTTTGGTCTCTAAGGGCCCCCCAGCTTTGTGTTGGTCCCGGCTCCAGAAGCTGCAGAGGACAAACTCATGGGGTGAGCCCCGGCCTTTTCTGCCTGGAGACCTCATTCCCAAGTGGTCAGGAGGGCGGGAGAAGGTGGGATGATCACAGACTCCTATCACTGCCCAGCTCCTCTACTACCCCTATGCTAGCCAACTCTCCTTTCCAAGAATTGcctatgtgtatgtgtttaattttagtaaatattttctttgaacattttaaaatttaactttgcagCCAGAAGGCATGCGGGTgaacatgtattcattcattacCAATGAAATGTAACTCCCACTGGAGCTTATTTATGGGTAGAAATGTTGGAACTAGAATGCTCAAGACCATCTAAAGTCTTGGAAAAAATCATGAAACATATCGATCACCATATGTGCCTCCCAAAGCACAGACCTTCGTGACCTACTCCTCGGGGCTTCTTTTACTGCTGGATTGTTGAGTCCTCTGGCCCCctattttcttttgtcctttcacTTATTCCTCCACCTATATGTCCATGAAGGACTTGACTGCAATGGAAAGTTCAGGGTGGTTTTACAGGAATTTTTTGCTTACTAGTCCAACAGCCTTCTAATGTCCCCAGAGTGATGTCCTGTAGTCCCCAGGAAAACCTAGAGAAGCCAACTCTATGGAAATGGCTGTCTCCCTGTCATCCTGTGAAATTCCACAGTCAAAGCTAGAGTCAGGGTTGAGTTCATTCCAAGGAGATAAACCAGAGAAGCTGTGACCCACTTGGTGCCAGCAGCAAACTTAGCCTAGTTttatagtaaataaaacaagtcatTCATAGGACTTACAAACACGGAGGAAATAGACGGAGTGGCAAGGGAAGGGGACTTTTGGAGGTGGCCAGTGTCTCCTTGGCTGCAACTTTAGTGCCGCAATGAGGATGCAAAAGCTCTGACCAGTGGGGCCAGGCCAGCAGGAATCACACAGGGGCCAATGACCTCCACGTGAGTGGATTCTGCGAGGTGTCCACATGTCTTGGGAGCGCTGCGCTACTTTCATCAGAGCCAGACATCTGGCAAGCCTCAGAAAAGGAAGGTCATCCAGTGCCAGAGCAGTACTTTCTCTCAGAACAGAAGAGAGGCCATCACAGCACATACAGAGTACCTGCCTGACTCCGTGTTATGCAGGTTGATCCCACTAAAAGACaggccccttcctttctctctcgtGACATAGAATTTGCTCTGAAGTTGGTTTCTTTTGTCACTCACTGGTGGCAAGCGATGGCATCCCCCATGTCCTGCCTACTGTGAGGCCCCTCTTAGAAAGGCAGACTTGCCAAGATACGAGGCGCCACCCCTTCATTTTCTTGCCTCAGGACATTTAGGACACATATGCAGAAGCTCCCTTTCAGAATTCTCCCCCAATGAACTCCCAGCCACCCTCCAAAGCCCAGAGGACGTCTCTATGGGGCCTTCCTGAGGCCCCTCGTCTTGCAGGCTCTTCTTGAGTTCGCTCTTcttgagggcagggcctgggcctgATTCTCCCATCCCCAGTTTTGCTCAGTGCAGGACTGGCCATAAAGAACCACACTTGTGGGAAGAGAAAGTAGGAAGTTCCGCTAAGGCAGGGCATGGGGTGTGAACTCACCTGTGGGAGATTCTGGCCACGAGACTGTTGGGAATGCTGTATTCTGTGCCTGAAGCGTCTGATACCACTGTCCACCAGTCTCCAtctctggagagagaaaagagaggggaacTGCTCATTTAGGATTCCTGAGGACCTGCCAGGCTGGCTCCTGCAGCTGGCTGTCTGTCCCACCTATGTTTCCCAGGTCTCCTTGCACAGGCCAGTGCTGCTACCTCCTGGGCAGGAAACAGCAGGATTCTGGGCCCCCTGCAAGGCCCTGCCCACCACCCACAGCTCCCCCCTACAGGTGTGTCAGGCTTCCTAGATCCCGCCATTAGGGCCAAGTGTGAGCTCAGTGCCAAAGGCCATGCTCTTTTCTCCTGGAGGGAGGGGCCCCGTCTCCCGTGAGGGCATCTTCAGGTGccaggggaaggaagcagagcgccccacccttcccccactgGGACAGGACTTACTCAGAGATGATAGTCAATGGATCCCCCAGGCTCAGTGACAGCTCCGTGTGCTCGCCTACCGGGAAGGTGCCCAGGGCCACAGCTGTGGCCCTGCTTCTCTCTAGATGGAGGGACAGAGGTGGTCATTTTCTTGACCAGTCCCCTCTCCATGTGAAGTCTACTGGAGTCTGGGCTTTCCACCATCAACCAACCCAACCATGAACACCCTGGGGAGCAGGTCTGCTGGGATCCGAGGAGGACTACCCTGGTATTTGAAGATTTTCCAGTGGCCTCTGAAGAGCCCTACAGATGCCCAGACATCTTTTGGGGTCACTCAGGGAAAGGGTTGGTGTGGCAAGAAGAGTGGGGTTCCTGGCTACAATTGCTTTTTATATGGAGATGTTCAAGAAGGCCTTGATAAAAGGATTCTGCTGCTCAGCAAACTTAAAAACTATAGCTCTAAGCAGGTATCAGCACAGATCTCAGAGCTCAGTTTCTAGAAGGTGGTTTCTGGAAGTTCTAATGATGTGAACACTGAATGGACTAACATTTGGGGCTGAGGTCCAGGGTAAGCATGGGAGGAAGAGGGCTGCTGGAAGGGCCAGTGAAATCACAGATGTGGACAGGCTTTGTAACTGTAGAGTGCCATGCATGTGGGTAGCATGTCTCTCCCATGGCGTTAGTCCAGAATGACCAGTGAAGGTCCGTGCTGTCCCAAGAAGAGGTGGGGTGCCAGGGGCCCACTTTGCCAGGCCTGGCCCAGAGTAGACACCCAAGAGGTATGTGCAGCCCAGTCAAGTGTCCTGGCCTCATGCCTGCCATCCTTTACTGAGCAGCTGCTATGTCAGGATCTGACTGAGTACATCACTCCAGTCCTCTCAAGCTCCTGAGGTAGTCCTCTCTGGTCACCACATCACACAGCAAGGCAACTGAGGTGGGACAGGGCACTGTGCCAGGAGTGGCTCCTATGCCATTCCCTATTCCTCTGCCCATGGGGCGCTGTTGGGGTGGATGACCATTGTGGCTACTCATGGGCCCAGGTTGGGGATACTTGGCAAGACAGTGGTAGCACCTCTCCGAAAAAGGCCCAGACTCCCTGGGATGCTGACATTCAGAGAGGGATTCACAGAGCTAGAGGATGCCAAGCGTCCCCCCTACACCACACCATCACGCCAGGACTGGTCCCAAGGACATGGCGGCCAAGAGGACAGTTTTGAGGTTGGATGGTAGGTGGCAAGTAGCTCCCTCAGCACAGGATGCTCATGCCCTCATCTACCTCAGGGATCAGCCCACCTAGTCTAACGAGACATCCTGATGCCTGTCCAGGCCTTCTCATCCTGGAAAACCCAGCCTCCACAGGCTGCTGAGATTCACTTCACCcacatccctccctctccttcctattTATCCCATTTCAGTAGGGGTCTctgaaacaaagggaaaagagagacacACTTGTCAGCACATCAATGCATCAAGCTATGAAAAACAGTCAAGGTCAACATGAAAAGTTTATGTTTATCTCATAGATGCTCCTGAAGGAGCCAAGGCCTCAGAGGGCTCTGTGATCCCTCTAGACAGATGCCccaggagatggggaaggagaacAGATGGACAGACAAGGACCGAGGGGATGGGGGGCATCAGTGGGGCAGACCTGGAGCTGGAACTGTGTGGTATAAGGGCCTGTACTCCAGGTGGACACGGGAAGAATGAGACTGTGATCCTGGAAAGGGACTGGTTCCTATGTGTCCTCCCAGACACATGTGCAGATCTATGTGGTGACTCTGGACGGGAGCTTCTCAGAGCTGTGTGCTGCACAGGGCCATCCCACAGGGCCAGAAAATGCCTGATGCCTGCATAACAATGCAAGCAATTCTTGTGGAGAGCCTCCTTCAACAACGGTGAAGCCGAGTGGCCTGGAAGGACCCAATCTCTTCTCCTGGAAGCCCTGGCATTGTGCCCCATGTTGCCCCTGGGCTGCACATGCTGTCCCTGATGGACCCATCTGCCTGGCTGACTCACCTTCATCTTTCACACCCTGGATAAAATGTCCCTTCCTTGGTGAAGCCTTCCTGATGAGTCTCTCAGCACACACTCTTAATCAGAGTCCCTTAAAATGCACTGTCACCAAAATGAACACAATTGTAATGGATTATGGGTTTAGAGCCTGTCTTTGGGGCTTGACTGtccctgaaggcagggactgtGCCTATCTTGTCCATTGCTATACCCCCTGGTCCTGGCACAAGGCCCAGTGTGGGGTAGAGACTTGGTAGATTCTAGATGGATGCAAGACTGATGGGTGAATGATTCATGGGAGGGGCTGCCCCAAATCTGTGTTCCTGCTGGGCTCAGGGGTTGACATACCAAGAGAGagccctttccctcccccctgAAAACCTGTCAGAGAAGGAAATGCAGCTCCCCTCATGTCTCACTGGCAGGGAAAGCCCCCAGAGCACCTGCTGGGGGTCAGCCCCCTCAGCAGCCTGGCCATGACTCAGAGCAGCTTTGGGGCCACGGCCTGTGCTAGATTCAGAGGAAATGAGGGGGAGGTCTGTGTGGTTTCCAGGTCTCTTCCTATAGGGCCTGGTgggccccaggctccctgcagacTGAGAGACTAAAAGGAGGCACCTGTCTCCCCACCAGGAGAAGGACAGCACCCAGGGTGTTAATGTCTGTGGGAGGCTGGCATTAGAGAGAGGAATATCTTAGGGCAGggctgaggagggggaggaggctccAGCCATTGCAGGGAAGTTTCCAGACTGGGGATAGTTTCTGCCCAAACACAGATATCCAGATATCTGGCTCTACAGTCTCCTGGTTCTGCTTAAGTGTATGTCCATGTCCTTCCTCCTAAAAGTACTGCTTGGTTTAGAGTGATTTGTAATCTGTGATGGCTAATTTTGTGTATCAACATGGCTAGCCCACAGTACCCAGATACTAGGTCAAACAGCAGCCTAGAAGTCTAGATGTTGCTGTTAAGATGGTTTTAAGATGAGATAACAATTTAAGTCAGTGGACTTTGAATAAGGCAATTACCTTCCATAATGTGGATGGGTCTCATCCAGTCAGtggaagatctttttttttaatataaagattttatttatttatttgataagtaaatacagacagagatcacaagcaggcagagagagagaggggaaaacaggctccctgctgagcagagagctcgattcggggcttgatcccaggaccctgagatcatggcctgagccaaaggcagaggcttaacccactgagccacccaggcaccccaagtcagTGGAAgatcttaagagaaaaagagtgaggtCTGCCAAGGAAGAGGGAATTCCAGACTTGACTCTGGAATTCTGTAGCATTAACTTCCTTGGGCCTCTGGCCTGCCAGCCTGTCCAGCAGATTTTAGCCTTGCTAGCTCCCACAGTTGCATgaaccaatttcttaaaataaattctatgtctacacacacacacacccacgtaCACATACCCTACTGGTTCTCTTTCACCGGAGAACCATGAATACATCATCAAAACCCCAAATCAGGATGTGATTTGAGAAAAGATTTGTGGGTAATTTGGGGCAACAAGAAACAAATTGGGCCTATAGTTTCGATATCAAAATTATtgaattcggggcgcctgggcggcccagtgggttaaagcctctgccttcggctcaggtcatgatctcagggtcctgggatcgagccccgcatcagactctctgctcggtggggagcctgcttcccacccccgccccagcctgcctctctgcctacttgtgatctctgtctgtcaaataaataaataaaatcttttaaaaaattatagaatttctAGGATATTTTGATTGTCCAATTGTCTTAAAAACTGGCATTTTTAGTTAGGACTATCTTGAAAACCACAGTTGTAGCCTCAGCTTAGGCATTATAGGTCCTGATTTTTTCCAACTACCATAGCTCTAATTTTGCTTCCAGTATTTCACAGGATAAGAAGGGacactgtgggggcgcctgggtggct
The window above is part of the Lutra lutra chromosome 9, mLutLut1.2, whole genome shotgun sequence genome. Proteins encoded here:
- the LOC125108507 gene encoding LOW QUALITY PROTEIN: dnaJ homolog subfamily B member 12-like (The sequence of the model RefSeq protein was modified relative to this genomic sequence to represent the inferred CDS: deleted 1 base in 1 codon), with amino-acid sequence MESNKDEAERCISIALKAIQSSQPDRALRFLEKAQRLYPMPRVCALIESLNQKPQSAGDHPQPTDTTHRKPGGTDAPSANGEAGGGESTKGYTAEQVAAVKRVKQCKDYYEILGVSRGASDEDLKKAYRKLALKFHPDKNHAPGATEAFKAIGTAYAVLSNPEKRKQYDQFSDDKSQAAWHGHGHGDFYRGFEADISPEDLFNMFFGGGFPSSNVHIYSNGRMHYTYQQRQDRRENQGDGRLGVFVQLMPTLILILMSALSQLMVSSPPYSLSPRPSVGHVHRRVTDHLNVVYYVADTFSKEYTGSSLKTVERNVEDDYIANLRNNCWKEKQQKEGLLYRPRYFGDTDMYHKAQRMSTPSCNRLSETMKSLENFW